From the genome of Aspergillus chevalieri M1 DNA, chromosome 8, nearly complete sequence, one region includes:
- a CDS encoding uncharacterized protein (COG:G;~EggNog:ENOG410Q1Z7;~InterPro:IPR005829,IPR005828,IPR020846,IPR036259;~PFAM:PF00083;~TransMembrane:6 (i56-74o94-116i125-145o165-189i201-221o233-250i);~go_component: GO:0016021 - integral component of membrane [Evidence IEA];~go_function: GO:0022857 - transmembrane transporter activity [Evidence IEA];~go_process: GO:0055085 - transmembrane transport [Evidence IEA]), with product MTMSKLRRLPHDHSAIQAELAGMDAQILHEMEAVSDATMWDLLKETFVPVENRRRFFLIFMATIFSQWSGANAITQYSPTIFGYLGISGDESTFLATGIYGVVKFVSTLAFALFIVDIIGRRQSLLTGISLQLATLIFVGAYLGVTKDMAIAEIEATRSASRASVAAIVAIFLHAVAWSIGWFSIPYLVGSEVFPVRIRSLNVSISMAFHWAFYFACSRAMPSLLAGTQKWGAFAFFASICLISFVYVYFAMPDTTGRSLEDLDNLFQRPWYSVYKVAYPPAYDDQTKGNSENEEQD from the exons ATGACCATGTCCAAACTGCGACGCTTACCGCACGATCACTCAGCGATTCAAGCTGAACTGGCGGGCATGGACGCCCAGATATTGCACGAGATGGAGGCAGTCAGCGACGCAACCATGTGGGATCTTCTGAAAGAAACCTTTGTTCCCGTTGAGAATCGTCGTCGATTCTTCCTGATCTTCATGGCTACGATTTTCTCGCAATGGTCCGGAGCTAATGCCATCACGCAATACTCGCCAACCATCTTTGGGTATCTAGGTATTAGCGGCGACGAATCCACGTTTCTGGCTACTGGAATATACGGCGTAGTGAAATTCGTCAGCACACTGGCCTTTGCTCTATTCATTGTGGACATTATCGGCCGAAGACAATCTCTACTCACCGGGATCAGCCTCCAATTAGCAACCCTGATATTCGTTGGTGCCTATCTGGGCGTCACTAAGGACATGGCCATTGCTGAAATCGAGGCAACACGCAGCGCCTCAAGAGCGTCAGTCGCCGCCATCGTGGCTATTTTCCTCCACGCAGTAGCATGGAGCATCGGCTGGTTTAGCATCCCCTACTTGGTCGGGTCGGAAGTGTTTCCAGTTCGAATCCGGTCGTTGAACGTTTCCATATCGATGGCCTTTCATTGGGCGTTTTATTTTGCTTGTTCGCGTGCAATGCCTAGTCTTTTAGCTGGGACGCAGAAATGGGGCGCGTTTGCGTTTTTTGCGTCGATCTGCTTGATATCGTTTGTTTATGTGTACTTTGCTATGCCG GATACCACAGGGAGGTCGCTCGAAGACTTGGATAATCTCTTCCAGCGACCATGGTACTCTGTGTACAAGGTGGCTTACCCACCCGCTTATGATGACCAGACGAAGGGGAACTCAGAGAACGAGGAACAGGATTAA
- a CDS encoding uncharacterized protein (COG:K;~EggNog:ENOG410PUUR;~InterPro:IPR036864,IPR007219,IPR001138;~PFAM:PF00172,PF04082;~TransMembrane:1 (o583-602i);~go_function: GO:0000981 - DNA-binding transcription factor activity, RNA polymerase II-specific [Evidence IEA];~go_function: GO:0003677 - DNA binding [Evidence IEA];~go_function: GO:0008270 - zinc ion binding [Evidence IEA];~go_process: GO:0006351 - transcription, DNA-templated [Evidence IEA];~go_process: GO:0006355 - regulation of transcription, DNA-templated [Evidence IEA]) → MSSSTTGNDKDFREQLGKFRLDNIASSLPRPPPPPSASPANPLPPSSHPLADQQPLPELVRGSSSLIPDPPANTTTTTQNVPITSYHQSPSSSVSAASVARSKRVSTACDFCRKRKKKCDFRYPNCSACTRAGVRCTIPPPGPQVANASVPRDQLENLQKRVQWLEDIVRRKTGITAAELATGSSVDGEGDPDWWYQVPAMVATGDTRPATAGASVSSPSTTHTPSAAEGSSTGGPTVSESLGTGLPNVGEIFRDQLEHRRPSVARPLASSPRVLKLPSLEEAEKVAGNYFDSMGYQYPFLHRVEFLSQLRRLYSGEVPSPEFHYSYHITIAIALLIKSADDTQTAEFYRASQETLPLALQNEDLPAVRALLSLALYTLFATTGPSVWHVLGSTMRLATSLGLHKARPSANVVEEEMSKRAFWSLYNLDRLIAVTLGRPLGIADEDITVDLPREFNDDWTEAPGASAMTIPLQVVRLRRIFSRIYRYLYNNQPPPSTHEVIMTLSHFRHEVDEWRMQAPVYPTALLYSTSYYDYLYYTTLLLMYRPSPRNPTSDATSIISCGDSSIQVIRSYWDSYSVGKIKWIWLTLSQLYFAGITILWGLEQNSRAFRQGQPPLWQPDEQMMRRAIQAVIVLLEQFGKRRPGVDRLAETFRHQSTMIFSQIAYQQQQQQVQQHQQQQAVQQQHYQLQAAPTPPPPRLTVPLAPPPSTVPLAPVLDDVLLVDGTGNTVIDPQLAEQLFYSYDWFQEEMATYYTL, encoded by the exons ATGAGCAGCAGCACCACCGGCAACGACAAGGACTTCCGCGAGCAGCTGGGCAAGTTTCGCTTGGACAACATCGCCAGTTCGCTTCCGCgtccccctccccctccctcTGCCAGTCCGGCCAATCCTCTTCCCCCGTCCTCCCACCCGCTGGCTGACCAACAACCGCTTCCCGAATTGGTCCGTGGTAGCAGCAGCCTCATTCCCGATCCTCCTGcgaataccaccaccactacacAGAATGTCCCGATTACTTCTTACCACCAGAGCCCGTCCTCGTCCGTGTCCGCCGCGTCGGTAGCCCGCAGCAAACGCGTCTCAACCGCCTGCGATTTCTGTCGCAAACGAAAGAAGAAATGCGACTTTCGTTACCCGAACTGCTCAGCCTGTACCCGGGCTGGTGTCCGTTGCACCATTCCCCCTCCCGGTCCCCAGGTCGCCAATGCGTCCGTGCCCCGCGATCAGCTGGAGAACCTGCAGAAACGCGTGCAATGGCTGGAGGACATCGTGCGCCGCAAGACGGGTATCACCGCCGCGGAACTGGCCACCGGCAGCTCTGTGGATGGTGAGGGGGATCCCGACTGGTGGTACCAGGTGCCTGCCATGGTGGCCACGGGGGATACGCGACCTGCGACCGCGGGGGCGTCCGTGTCGAGTCCGTCTACAACACATACACCCAGTGCAGCCGAGGGGTCGTCGACAGGAGGGCCAACGGTGTCGGAGTCGCTTGGTACGGGGCTGCCCAACGTGGGTGAGATCTTTCGCGACCAGCTGGAGCACCGACGGCCATCAGTCGCGCGGCCTCTGGCGTCCTCCCCGCGGGTGCTCAAGCTCCCCTCgttggaggaagcagaaAAGGTGGCGGGTAACTACTTTGATAGCATGGGATACCAGTATCCGTTTCTGCATCGTGTGGAATTTCTGAGCCAGTTGCGACGGCTCTACAGCGGCGAGGTGCCGTCGCCAGAGTTTCACTACTCATATCACATTACGATCGCGATCGCGCTGTTGATCAAGTCTGCAGACGATACGCAGACGGCCGAATTTTATCGGGCCAGCCAGGAAACGCTGCCGTTGGCGTTGCAGAACGAAGATCTACCTGCTGTGCGAGCGTTGTTGAGCCTTGCGCTGTACACCCTGTTTGCGACCACGGGACCAAGTGTTTGGCATGTGTTGGGAAGCACAATGCGTTTGGCCACGAGCTTGGGATTACACAAGGCACGTCCGTCGGCTAATGTGGTGGAAGAAGAAATGTCAAAGCGGGCGTTCTGGAGCTTGTACAATCTCGATCGTCTTATTGCAGTCACTCTGGGTCGACCTTTGGGCATCGCAGACGAGGACATTACCGTTGATCTCCCTCGCGAATTCAATGATGACTGGACGGAGGCCCCTGGGGCCAGTGCGATGACGATTCCGCTGCAGGTGGTGCGACTGCGACGGATATTCTCGCGCATTTATCGCTATT TGTACAACAATCAACCCCCTCCATCGACGCACGAAGTTATCATGACCCTGAGCCATTTTCGTCATGAGGTGGATGAATGGCGAATGCAAGCACCAGTCTACCCCACGGCCCTTTTATACTCGACCAGCTACTACGATTACCTATACTACACGACCCTGCTGTTGATGTATCGACCCAGCCCGCGCAATCCAACGTCCGACGCAACGAGTATCATCAGCTGCGGCGATTCGAGCATACAAGTGATCCGGTCATACTGGGATAGCTATTCGGTGGGCAAGATCAAGTGGATCTGGTTGACGCTGAGCCAGCTCTACTTTGCGGGAATTACCATTCTGTGGGGCCTCGAGCAGAACTCGCGCGCGTTCCGACAAGGCCAACCGCCGTTATGGCAGCCAGATGAGCAGATGATGCGTCGCGCAATTCAAGCGGTGATTGTTTTGCTCGAGCAATTTGGCAAGCGACGGCCTGGAGTAGACAGATTGGCGGAGACGTTTCGACACCAGAGCACGATGATTTTCAGCCAGATTGCGtatcagcaacagcagcagcaggtacaacaacaccagcaacaacaggcggtgcagcagcaacatTACCAACTACAAGCAGCACCaacgcctccgccgccacgGTTGACCGTACCATTAGCACCACCGCCATCGACAGTGCCGTTAGCACCGGTACTGGATGATGTACTCTTGGTGGATGGAACAGGGAATACCGTAATTGATCCGCAACTGGCAGAGCAGTTGTTTTATTCGTATGATTGGTTTCAGGAGGAGATGGCGACGTACTACACTTTGTAA
- the optF gene encoding small oligopeptide transporter, OPT family (COG:T;~EggNog:ENOG410PFPV;~InterPro:IPR004813,IPR004648;~PFAM:PF03169;~TransMembrane:17 (o71-91i98-119o139-160i172-195o201-219i231-251o257-275i305-329o379-402i432-453o459-478i490-508o514-532i544-566o610-631i643-667o687-709i);~go_process: GO:0055085 - transmembrane transport [Evidence IEA]), with protein sequence MPDADSLSGKEKKHQHSVQDPPYEANSSEIEILSDGDARRILPYEASDSPFPEVRAVVQPVDNVTLPVNTVRMWTIGVIFTIVGSGLNQFFSLRQPSVTISALVAQLLAFPVGCAWAKWLPVGWWNPDRHFNIKEHALITIMANVSFGSAAATQVIEAMVKFYNFPSQGGFEILLCITTQLFGFGLAGMAARWLVGPATMIWPQVLSNAALLQTLHSKANTLADGWRISRLRFFLIVFIVGGVWYFAPGYLFTGLSTFSFICWIVPNNVVVNQLFGQQTGLGMSVLTFDWAQVVYANQSPLLVPFWAGLNVMGSFALFFWLICPILYYTNTWYSAYLPMLNSNTFDNTGNSYNTSRVMTHSGTIDQEAYRNYSPMFLPAGYALTYGVAFANLTGIFVHIALYHGKDLWDQWRGRNKKDIHARLIAAYRDVPWWWFVAITILMFVLSIVTNEVWHTGLPAWAVVVAYVLPMLYIVPVGIIKAVTNISSNQLNLLTEFIGGYAFLGRPVANMAFKFYGYVAVSQGLEFMADMKLGHYLHIAPRTVFLTQGLATLIGAVVQCGVTVFMITRIDGVCTSDASGGFTCPHGRVTYSSSLIWGALGPGRNFSPGQIYGNLLWFFLVGPVVVVITYLLGRKWKSLNYLSWPVAFGAMSLVPPATGISFSSWWLINVIFNGWLKMRKPAWWSKYNYVLSAALDCGVAVATVIIFFCITLPAGSLSWWGNTVYSNTADGKGTPWKGLPERGFFGPEVWH encoded by the exons ATGCCCGATGCCGACTCGCTGTCcggtaaagaaaaaaaacacCAGCACAGCGTGCAG GACCCTCCCTACGAGGCCAACTCCTCCGAAATCGAAATCCTAAGCGATGGCGATGCCCGGCGCATTCTCCCCTACGAAGCGAGTGACTCTCCGTTTCCCGAGGTGCGCGCCGTCGTGCAGCCCGTCGATAATGTGACCCTTCCGGTGAACACCGTCCGCATGTGGACAATCGGTGTTATTTTTACCATT GTAGGAAGCGGTCTCAACCAGTTCTTCAGTCTGCGCCAACCCAGTGTCACCATCAGCGCGCTGGTCGCCCAACTCCTCGCCTTCCCCGTCGGCTGCGCATGGGCAAAATGGCTCCCCGTGGGCTGGTGGAATCCGGACCGACACTTCAACATCAAAGAGCATGCACTGATCACGATCATGGCCAACGTGTCGTTCGGCTCGGCTGCCGCGACGCAGGTCATCGAGGCAATGGTCAAGTTCTACAATTTCCCGTCGCAGGGCGGGTTCGAGATCCTGCTGTGCATCACGACGCAGCTGTTCGGGTTTGGATTGGCGGGGATGGCGGCGCGGTGGCTCGTTGGGCCCGCGACGATGATCTGGCCGCAGGTGTTGTCTAATGCGGCGCTGCTGCAGACGCTGCATTCCAAGGCGAACACACTAGCGGATGGGTGGCGTATCTCGCGGCTGCGGTTTTTCCTGATTGTCTTTATCGTGGGAGGGGTATGGTACTTTGCGCCGGGGTATCTCTTCACCGGGCTGAGCACGTTTAGCTTCATCTGCTGGATCGTGCCGAACAATGTGGTTGTCAACCAGCTGTTCGGCCAGCAGACTGGGCTGGGCATGTCCGTGTTGACATTCGACTGGGCGCAGGTGGTCTACGCGAACCAGAGCCCGCTCCTGGTACCCTTCTGGGCCGGGTTGAACGTGATGGGCTCGTTCGCGCTGTTCTTCTGGCTCATCTGCCCGATCCTCTACTACACCAACACTTGGTACTCGGCGTATCTGCCGATGCTCAACTCAAACACGTTCGACAACACCGGCAACTCGTACAATACGAGCCGCGTGATGACCCACTCCGGCACAATCGACCAAGAAGCCTACCGGAATTACTCCCCCATGTTCCTCCCAGCCGGCTACGCATTGACATACGGCGTTGCATTCGCCAACCTAACCGGCATCTTCGTGCACATCGCCCTGTACCACGGCAAAGACCTCTGGGATCAATGGCGCGGCCGCAACAAGAAAGACATTCACGCGCGGCTAATCGCCGCCTACCGCGACGTGCCGTGGTGGTGGTTCGTCGCGATCACAATCCTCATGTTCGTGCTGTCCATCGTGACCAACGAAGTCTGGCACACGGGTCTCCCCGCCTGGGCCGTGGTGGTCGCCTACGTGCTCCCCATGCTCTACATCGTCCCCGTGGGGATCATCAAAGCAGTAACCAACATCAGCAGCAACCAGCTCAACCTCCTGACCGAGTTCATCGGCGGCTACGCGTTCCTCGGCCGGCCGGTCGCCAACATGGCATTTAAATTCTACGGCTACGTCGCCGTCTCGCAGGGGCTGGAGTTCATGGCTGACATGAAACTAGGGCATTACCTACACATCGCGCCGCGGACGGTGTTCCTGACGCAAGGCCTGGCAACGCTCATCGGTGCGGTGGTGCAGTGCGGCGTGACGGTGTTCATGATCACCCGCATCGACGGCGTGTGCACGTCCGACGCCTCGGGTGGGTTCACCTGTCCGCACGGGCGAGTAACATACTCGTCCTCATTGATCTGGGGGGCGCTCGGTCCCGGGCGGAACTTCTCGCCTGGCCAGATCTACGGGAATCTGCTATGGTTTTTCCTCGTTGGGCCGGTGGTTGTTGTCATCACGTATTTGCTTGGGCGGAAGTGGAAGAGTCTCAACTACCTCTCTTGGCCCGTGGCGTTCGGGGCGATGAGTCTTGTTCCGCCGGCGACGGGGATTAGCTTTTCGAGTTGGTGGCTGATTAATGTGATCTTTaatgggtggttgaagatGCGGAAGCCGGCTTGGTGGTCGAAGTATA ATTACGTGCTGTCAGCAGCTCTCGACTGTGGCGTTGCTGTCGCGACGGTTatcatcttcttctgcatTACCCTGCCGGCCGGCTCGCTGAGTTGGTGGGGAAACACAGTGTACAGCAACACGGCCGATGGAAAGGGCACGCCGTGGAAGGGCCTACCTGAACGGGGGTTCTTTGGGCCGGAAGTCTGGCATTAA
- a CDS encoding FAD-dependent oxidoreductase (COG:K;~EggNog:ENOG410PUUR;~InterPro:IPR023209,IPR006076;~PFAM:PF01266;~go_function: GO:0003884 - D-amino-acid oxidase activity [Evidence IEA];~go_function: GO:0016491 - oxidoreductase activity [Evidence IEA];~go_function: GO:0071949 - FAD binding [Evidence IEA];~go_process: GO:0046416 - D-amino acid metabolic process [Evidence IEA];~go_process: GO:0055114 - oxidation-reduction process [Evidence IEA]), with product MGESHLEHTPSLPFAQRPIVILGAGIIGCTTARQLLLNGFPVVLVAEYLPGDQNIHYASAWAGAAWHAAGGISPEQRYFQAVTHRHLLKMAQEDPTSGVCIVDTRELLEQAPPENSSLWGQHVVSKFRHLKKDEFPSHFNCGWAYDTLVTDPTLHMPYLGKQITERGGQFIRKKVNSLQDLYQMFPESSIFINASGIGSKELDDVKDDKCFPERGQNVFYKTDKCHMMYFRNGKQYTYVIPRPMSKGVVLGGVKQQDNLSPEVDMAIAQDEISRAHILAPEIVPENPPEDSISHIIGIRPSRQGGFRLDCEKVGQRTILSAYGFGGGGYAFSYGVADALSKMVERAERENVIL from the exons ATGGGCGAGTCGCATCTCGAGCATACTCCTTCCCTCCCCTTTGCCCAGCGCCCTATTGTCATTCTTGGGGCTGGTATCATCGGGTGTACCACTGCCCGGCAGTTGTTGTTGAACGGGTTCCCCGTGGTTCTAGTGGCGGAGTATCTCCCAGGAGACCAGAACATCCATTATGCTTCGGCTTGGGCTGGTGCAGCATGGCATGCCGCCGGGGGTATCAGTCCGGAGCAGCGATACTTCCAGGCTGTTACTCATCGCCACTTGCTGAAGATGGCCCAGGAGGATCCGACATCGGGGGTGTGTATAGTTGATACACGGGAACTCCTCGAGCAGGCTCCGCCGGAGAATTCTTCGTTATGGGGGCAGCATGTTGTGTCCAAG TTCCGTCATCTCAAAAAAGACGAATTCCCCTCGCATTTCAACTGCGGTTGGGCCTACGATACCCTCGTCACCGATCCAACATTACACATGCCCTATCTCGGAAAGCAAATCACGGAACGTGGAGGGCAGTTCATTCGCAAGAAGGTCAACTCCTTGCAAGACCTGTACCAAATGTTCCCCGAATCcagcatcttcatcaacgCCAGTGGCATTGGGAGTAAAGAGTTGGACGACGTCAAGGACGACAAGTGCTTTCCCGAACGCGGTCAGAATGTGTTCTACAAGACCGACAAGTGCCATATGATGTATTTCCGGAATGGCAAGCAATATACATATGTGATTCCCCGTCCGATGTCCAAGGGTGTTGTCCTTGGGGGTGTCAAACAGCAGGACAATCT CTCCCCCGAAGTCGATATGGCAATTGCCCAAGACGAAATCTCCCGCGCTCACATCCTGGCACCCGAAATTGTACCAGAGAATCCTCCGGAAGACAGCATCAGCCACATCATTGGCATCCGTCCTTCGAGACAGGGTGGTTTCCGGTTAGACTGCGAGAAGGTCGGACAGCGCACTATCCTGTCCGCGTATGgatttggtggtggtggatatGCATTCTCGTATGGAGTGGCCGATGCTCTGTCCAAGATGGTTGAGAGGGCCGAACGGGAGAATGTGATTCTGTGA
- the fos-1 gene encoding sensor histidine kinase/response regulator Fos-1/TcsA (COG:T;~EggNog:ENOG410Q183;~InterPro:IPR001789,IPR035965,IPR003594,IPR003661, IPR036890,IPR036097,IPR011006,IPR000700,IPR000014, IPR004358,IPR005467;~PFAM:PF13426,PF00072,PF00512,PF02518,PF08448, PF00989;~go_function: GO:0000155 - phosphorelay sensor kinase activity [Evidence IEA];~go_function: GO:0016772 - transferase activity, transferring phosphorus-containing groups [Evidence IEA];~go_process: GO:0000160 - phosphorelay signal transduction system [Evidence IEA];~go_process: GO:0007165 - signal transduction [Evidence IEA];~go_process: GO:0016310 - phosphorylation [Evidence IEA]): protein MVPNNQLLRLTIGNREPVTVAMATPPPEEDLYLGKRHEEDYEEAHREQHEKDYSSRTHECLTRRRDDPLARIYRLTPIPTILLDASLRVVEVSNSHLEIFQKCRDALLDKCIYEISSYAIPSPDIVTLSGALQAAVTSRDVQTIGGIHLPDTNSYFSLRLIPIFDGPELIYMVLEIQNATTEHAESRACSKQTYINESYRTLLDTVKDYAIFMLDTRGNITTWNSGATVLNGYSADEIIGRHFSIFYSDEDCIRQKPEKELEVCLRDGKVEDEGWRYRRDGSRFWANVLVTPIHQFGHHVGFAKVTRDLTERKAAEARLIAAFEESSKLKSDFLANMSHEIRTPMNGMLLALTMLMSTELNQQQQEYASIIEDSTSILLQVINDVLDYSKLSSGAFSLHSDIVNARTIIDAVVRNCNPLLKPGVELISDLPDDFPQYLKGDPLRFRQVLQNLVGNAVKFTEQGSVKIHTSFSVDEEKRDAYNILTEVIDTGIGVPADSINTLFTPFTRFADSCTKKYQGTGLGLSICKGLAELMNGTVGFRPNPDGRGSIFWVTARMNRTDEVDSARAAGLASEETFDPTEEIRKIAPQKHILLVEDNMVNQMVMRKLLNSVGFERVDVAWDGAQAVRMVKQRPLSYDVVLMDVSMPVLSGLEATSRIRELHIDVPIIALTGNALKGDAETYLANGMNDYLAKPIHRQQLLRMLWKWIV, encoded by the coding sequence ATGGTTCCTAATAATCAACTCCTTCGACTCACAATCGGGAATCGTGAACCTGTCACCGTCGCAATGGCGACTCCGCCCCCGGAGGAGGATCTATATCTTGGGAAACGGCACGAAGAGGACTATGAAGAAGCACATCGAGAACAACATGAGAAGGACTACAGCTCACGCACACACGAGTGTCTTACGCGCCGGCGCGATGATCCTCTGGCTCGAATATACCGCTTAACTCCCATTCCGACCATCCTTCTCGACGCTTCCCTACGAGTGGTCGAGGTATCCAACAGCCATCTTGAAATTTTCCAGAAGTGCAGAGACGCGCTGCTGGACAAGTGTATCTACGAGATCTCGTCATACGCCATACCCTCCCCCGACATTGTGACCCTCAGCGGCGCCTTGCAAGCGGCTGTTACCAGCCGCGACGTCCAGACAATTGGCGGCATCCATCTCCCTGATACAAATTCCTACTTCTCCCTACGATTAATACCGATTTTCGACGGTCCGGAACTAATCTACATGGTCCTCGAGATTCAGAATGCCACTACCGAACACGCGGAATCCCGCGCATGCAGCAAGCAGACTTACATTAATGAATCCTACCGGACGTTGCTGGACACCGTCAAAGACTACGCCATCTTCATGCTCGATACGCGCGGGAACATTACGACCTGGAACTCTGGCGCCACCGTGTTGAATGGATACTCAGCGGATGAAATCATCGGTCGGCATTTCTCCATCTTCTACAGCGACGAGGATTGTATCCGACAGAAGCCCGAAAAAGAACTCGAGGTCTGTCTGCGCGATGGCAAGGTGGAAGATGAAGGCTGGCGGTATCGTCGCGACGGATCGCGATTCTGGGCCAACGTCCTCGTGACGCCTATCCACCAATTTGGACATCATGTCGGTTTCGCGAAGGTCACCCGGGATTTGACTGAGCGCAAAGCCGCTGAGGCCCGTCTGATAGCGGCGTTTGAGGAATCGTCGAAACTGAAAAGCGACTTTTTGGCCAACATGAGCCACGAAATACGTACCCCGATGAACGGCATGTTGCTGGCTCTGACCATGTTGATGAGCACCGAGCTCAAccaacagcagcaagagTATGCATCTATCATTGAAGATTCGACCTCCATTCTGCTGCAGGTAATCAACGATGTTCTGGACTACTCCAAACTGTCATCCGGGGCCTTTTCATTGCACTCGGATATCGTCAATGCCCGAACGATCATCGACGCCGTTGTGCGAAACTGCAACCCGCTTCTCAAGCCGGGAGTTGAATTGATCAGCGATCTTCCGGACGACTTCCCCCAGTATCTCAAAGGCGACCCGCTTCGATTCCGGCAGGTACTGCAGAATCTCGTTGGGAATGCAGTCAAATTCACCGAGCAAGGCAGCGTCAAGATTCACACGTCATTTTCCGTCGACGAGGAAAAGCGAGACGCCTACAACATCTTGACAGAAGTCATCGACACCGGTATCGGGGTTCCGGCCGACTCCATCAATACCCTCTTCACCCCCTTCACACGATTCGCAGACTCCTGCACCAAGAAGTACCAAGGGACAGGACTGGGTCTTTCGATTTGCAAAGGCCTGGCCGAGTTGATGAACGGGACGGTTGGATTCAGACCAAACCCAGACGGCCGTGGAAGTATCTTCTGGGTGACAGCGCGAATGAATCGTACGGACGAGGTGGACTCAGCCCGAGCAGCCGGCCTCGCCTCCGAAGAAACTTTCGACCCGACTGAGGAGATTCGCAAAATCGCACCCCAGAAACACATTCTTCTCGTCGAAGACAACATGGTGAACCAAATGGTGATGCGCAAACTTCTCAACAGTGTGGGATTTGAACGCGTCGATGTTGCATGGGACGGGGCGCAGGCGGTGCGGATGGTCAAGCAGCGTCCGTTGTCGTATGACGTGGTGTTGATGGATGTTAGTATGCCGGTGTTGAGCGGGTTAGAGGCGACATCGCGAATTCGAGAATTGCACATTGATGTGCCTATTATCGCACTTACTGGGAATGCACTGAAGGGCGATGCGGAGACGTATTTGGCAAACGGGATGAATGATTATTTGGCGAAACCGATTCATCGACAGCAGCTTTTGAGGATGCTTTGGAAGTGGATTGTTTGA